In Colletotrichum higginsianum IMI 349063 chromosome 1, whole genome shotgun sequence, the DNA window CTGTCATTGCCTTTCATTCTTGTCGCCATGACGCCCTTGCGTTTTCTCGCTCTTTTGTTCACACTAATTCCAGCATGTTTGTCCCAAGACTTGCCACACCCGTCGAAGATCACATCAGCAACTCCGCCCGGCACACATGAGGCCAAATACATCATCCGGGCCAAGCAAGGCATCTCGAAAGAAGATGCCGACGGATTTCACAACACCCTTGTGGGCATAGTCggagatgaagacgaggtcgactCCATTGTCAACGAAAAAGGCATTCCTTACATCTGGTACACCGCGCTCACTGCGGCCCAGCTCAAAAAGGTCAACACGGACGACGTTGTCGAAAGCGCTGGACTCGAGGAAcagcttgttgttgttgaagagCCCGATGTACCCACCGCCAATAAAAGACGTGACATCGTCAATCAGGCTCCTACGGCACACAACCCTATCATTGACCTACGGATGCTTTCAACGCCGCCAGGGAATCCGTTTGTCGACCACCACGAGTACAACGAGCACTACGGGTACGACGATGTCGCTGGCCAGGGGATAACCATTTACATAATCGATACTGGCCCATTCCGCTTCGCACATTCCGAACTGCAACCCCCGGACTCATCTGTAACCCGCAGGAACTTCGACGTCGTGAGAGACCCCAAAGTCGTTAACGAGATATCCTCCCATGGCACTTGTGTGGCCTCAAAGGCCGTTGGCAAGACGGTTGGGGTGGCCAAGCGAGCCAACCTCGTCACAGTCCGCGTAGATCCGACAACCGGCGAGTTCTTCTTTGTTAGAGCTTGGCAAGCCGTCTTGAACGACATTGAGGATAGGGGTTTACAAGGCAAGGCTGTTGTCTCCAGTTCCACTTTTTCTCATGTGCCGCAGGAAGCCGAGAAGAAAGCAAAGTTGGTTTCAGACATGGACAGGATAATACGATCGATTCTCGCCGCGGATGTACCAGTCGTCTGCGGGGCTGGAAACGATGCTCCCAAGTCTATGGAGCCGAACAAGCTCCCAGCCATACTGGCCAAGGATCTCCCCATTATCGTGGTAGGCTCGGCTACTGCCGACGGGACAATGGCCCCTGACAGCCAGCGCGGGTCTTTGTTAACTACTTGGGCGGTCGGTCGGAGGGTCCAGTGTGCTGGCTACAACACCTTGGATGGTCTTGTTACCAGAAGTGGCGTTTCAGTTGCTACTCCCCAAATAGGGGGTCTTGCGGCTTACTTCATGTCGAATCCGAAGTTCAAGGAGTATTTGAGGCAGGGCAGCATAGCGGAAGACATGAAGGCCCTGATAAAGCAGAAGTCGCACCGGCGCGGCTTTACCGACGATCATCCAGCCATAGCTTGGAATGGATTCTACCCGCCGTGCAGCACAGCAACGCGCTGGCGTCGGTCTCCGGGGGGAGCGGTCCGGAGACAAGGCTCGCGGGCTTGCT includes these proteins:
- a CDS encoding Alkaline serine protease Alp1, with product MTPLRFLALLFTLIPACLSQDLPHPSKITSATPPGTHEAKYIIRAKQGISKEDADGFHNTLVGIVGDEDEVDSIVNEKGIPYIWYTALTAAQLKKVNTDDVVESAGLEEQLVVVEEPDVPTANKRRDIVNQAPTAHNPIIDLRMLSTPPGNPFVDHHEYNEHYGYDDVAGQGITIYIIDTGPFRFAHSELQPPDSSVTRRNFDVVRDPKVVNEISSHGTCVASKAVGKTVGVAKRANLVTVRVDPTTGEFFFVRAWQAVLNDIEDRGLQGKAVVSSSTFSHVPQEAEKKAKLVSDMDRIIRSILAADVPVVCGAGNDAPKSMEPNKLPAILAKDLPIIVVGSATADGTMAPDSQRGSLLTTWAVGRRVQCAGYNTLDGLVTRSGVSVATPQIGGLAAYFMSNPKFKEYLRQGSIAEDMKALIKQKSHRRGFTDDHPAIAWNGFYPPCSTATRWRRSPGGAVRRQGSRACSGPESSLPAQPTGTATADPQCNVCGQLNKKIMRYEAGCPGADYARSSCEANSDCQSWAYGEEKQGTRSTPICIMYNEAAAEVIAGALVDTKKECPFKYSDRTCR